CATCGTTTTCGTCGAAGCGTATACAAAATGGCCAGAGGTAAGGATTCTACGGGACATTACAACTGCTACTACTATCAGTTCCTGTAGAGAGTTCTTTGCGACATACGGAATACCCTGCATCTTGGTAAGTAACCGTGGAGTTCAATTCACCTCCGGTGAGTTCCAGCGGTTTTTGCAGCTGAACGGTATTTTCCACAAAATGGGTGCGCCATACCATCTGGCGACAAATGGGCAAGTGGAAAGGTTTATCCAGactttcaaaaacaaaatgaagACACTACAATGTGACAAACCACGAATGCACGTGGAGCTGTGTAACATTCTGTTGACATACCGTAAGACAATTCACCCTGCTACTGGAAAGTCTCCTTCTATGATGATTTTCAATCGACAAATACGTTCTCGTCTAGATTTGATGCTGCCTGGTACAGCGCATTGCGAGAAAGTCGATCCTAAAGTGCGTTCCATTTCCGTGGGAGGAAGAGTCGCTGCTCGTGATTTCTTGGACCGTGAGAAGTGGAAATACGGTCGTGTCGTCGAGAAGCTAGGAAAGCTACACTACATGGTGCAGTTGGACGACAGCTGCGTTTGGAAACGTCATATTGACCAACTACGTGAAGTGGGACCGAACTTACCAGTGAACCGTTGCCTACCGGACATACCGAGTGTACCGCCGCAACCAGTAACCATGCGGAATGCATCAAGTGTGGATACTGCGTGATCTTCCCAGGAAGCGTCTACGTCTACGGAAACCGTTACTACCCCTACAGGCTCGAGGATCGTACCAGAGTTGGTGACAGTTCCAGAACCGCAGCCGCCACCAATTATTTCAGCGGCAAGTAAGCCGAAGAATCCAGCTATGGTGCCGAATCAGCAGACGCCGAGAAGATCGACTCGAATGGTGAAACCGCCAGATATTGGACCTCTAGTATTGAAACTCGTAAGGGAGGAAGAGCTGTTATATATTTACCTTGCCAACTAAACGTTTCACCTTAAACATTCCCTACATTATATACACTTTGTTATTATACGATTTTCTATTCCTTCCTTTGTATATATGTAACTTCCATTCCATACATTCATGTACGAACCTAAACACGCGGATTAAATATAGCTTGTGTAAAACGGAAAGTGTTCCGTAGTGTTTTGCTTTTGCCCGACGTCCGTAATTCCCCTCGGCCACaacacttttatttttttttgttttaagaaATACTAGATTATTTCAGTTTGGCAAAGTTTTGAATAGTCacttaacaatttttaattattttccgtatgtttaattttaatattcactATAGATTTTTAGCACATTAATTAATTCaccaaatattttattattatatttattatatgcACTAGAATTCACTAGAAAAGTAGATTTTAAAAACATTAAGTTTTAACGAGTCGTGATGAAAACCATTCCGACGGCATCGAATTATCTGCAGTGAAGTTTATCAACCATGTATATATTTAGATGTTGGCGTTCGAACAACATCAATCCGGAACAATCCGTACATGCTCTGGGATGAGTTCACCTGGTTTGAAATATGTAAAAGTGTTTTTGAGTAAAAGTgtatttgagtaaaagatattttagttaccagataaagattggtaactaaaatatttattatttgagTATTATATTTTCTTACCTTGTAACGAAAATAAAATCATGTTGACAATGCTAAAGCACTACTTGAATGACACATTAGATTATTGTTTTACTAAATATTAAATAGTCGATGGTAAATCAGCGAGCAAGTCGTTTCAGATAtccatattattttttcaactaACACTTTTCGGGAGGGTTTCTTTCACAATgaataataaatgaaattcaTAAGCGCTCTCTTATGATAATGTTTTGATTCATTCAACGAAATTCATAAGTGCTCTTATGGCAATTATGATGCTGCTATATGCAAAGCTGTTAGGTATCTTATGAAGTTAGTTCGGAATCGTATACAATGCATAAGAGTCTTATGAAacccggaaaaaaaattaaaaaaagttcgTCCATAAGCTGATCTTATCAAAATCATGCGAGAATTTTTCCTCAGTGTACAACCcacgataattttttttaaataagggcATCTTTAGAAATGTTACAGTTATAGTTATATTAATTTCCCgagttttatattttataacTGTCAAAGATATAGCCTAAGAAATGCATCTTCAGTAGCAGTTATAAGCTGCACATGTTTTAtactggaaaacgaaaaaataatcatccgaggccaattcaaatgtcaaactgttatgatgtcgatgaaatagtattttttgtagctgatgacgtcatcttctattgttttgaacgaaataaaactcgagtaaattctgttgcaaattcgtacaaaaatacaactgagcagtattccagttataaatttcccgacgaaactgttcgaatttttaaaactataacgtctgttgcagatggcatttttacagtttcaatttcatttcctaaCTCCCATACGATTTATAACTCTACTACAGATGCCCTAAGCCCCGATTACTTTTTACTGTTTTTAAGATTGCGATTGTTTTTACTTGAGGTGGGGCAAGTGCATTTTATACTGAAtgaatattcataattttttttacctaTTTCGCAGTTGGATTTCCAGTTACATTGAGTTGTATCTAATCTTTTTAGAATGCCGTTATATCATgggaaacagaaaaaatgaacGAAACTCAATCTATGCTTAGGGAATTGGAGAAAAAATGTGCCGGTGAAATCGGTTGGCTCAAGACCATGCGTACAAAGTTCTTCGGAAGCAACCAACCAAGAAAATCTTTAACCGAAACACTTGAAGATCAAATTATTTTGGCTGACAGCCAATTATGTCTCGCCATACTTGTGTCCCTGAGCCAGGACATTAGCGGTTTTGTTAAGGGCGGCTGGCTGCTGCGAAAAGCGTGGAAAGTTTATCAACACACATATAGCCAAATCTATCAGCTGTACACTAGGACACTATCAtgtgaaaacattccacaatCACCTCTGAGACATAAGCTGCAAAGCTCAATACTCGAATTGAGTACTCCATCGTCTGTAGACTGGACAGTACCAAACTCATCTCTGCAAACACCTAGTTCCATTGATGATAAACAGTAAAGTCAATTTCTAGTTTGTGTAAGTTCAATAAACATagttctgaatatttttttactacTTTCAGTATTCATCTCACAATGAACAATCGAAAATCGATGGAAGATCTCGAAAAAGAAATACCTAAAGCGGACACACAAATATTCGCCCAACCAATGAATATTGCACCAAAACCATTCGAAGCATCTGTTCCAGCAAATTTGACCAATGGAGAAGAAACTAGCAGCTCCAGGACTACCACTGGAAGCTATGGTAGTGTGAAGCGTAGCtttacaacacattttgaaggAATTGACTACTCAACGACATGCAGCAGTATAATACCACGAAGTGCCTCTAATGTGtctagtagggtggttcaaaaatcgattttgctccacagtgctcatctgattctttaccatgttctgagtgtcctctgaaaatttgagctcatttggattaaaattgatttagcacaagccgtttcaagtttgcatgcaaattagtatggggaaattatttttttcattatactgttaatgacacttccccattaagcgcaggttaaaagaaaacctacagagttaaaaggaatactcaacagctttcacccaacgaaaaccgcatgttgattaagcgccccaataattagtaatcgaatttaaactataccgtagttttctggagctaattgcataactcaccaacaggcaacattgctgctcgtggcgcgaaagatagcacccACAAAtgcaggctactatgttgcactgcacatttcagtgatgccctcaaagaagtttaacgatcatgactaaagattcgcaacttgtcttaaaatcgattactaattattggggtgaTTAATCAAAATGCGATTTTCGTtcggtgaaagctgttgagtattccttttagctatgtaggttttctttttacctgcgcttaatgggggaacgtcattaacagtataatgaacaaataaatttccccatactaatttacatgcaaacttgaaacagcttgtgctaaatcagttttaatccaaatgagctcaaattttcagaggacacttagaacatggtaaagaatcagatgagcactgtggagcaaaatcgatattttgaaccaccctgtCTAGTGATAGTGAATCCATTACAGAACCAATAAGGCATGTCGTAGCCCGAGAAACATTAAAAATAGACATCGAAGGAGCTATGTCCAAGCGATGGCTGAATGGTGTCAACGGCTTAAGACCAGTCAGACCACCTCCCGAACCTGTGAATCATGATTGTGGAGCCAATATTCTAGATAATAATAGGCCGATAGATGCAAGAGATATTCGACGACTGATGGGTGCCGTTAGCTTCGGTTACGGTGTGTTCCAGTTAAGCATTTCCCTTCTACCACCCAGTTTGCTGAAACTAATAAGCTTTTTGGGGTTCGAAGGCGATCGCACTATGGGCGTCGCATGTTTAATGCATTCCAGGACGAGTATGGATATGCGAGCGCCATTGTCAACGTTGGCGTTGCTTTGGTACTATACAATTGTGACGCCATTTTTCGCCCTGGATGGTTCCAACTTGAAGTTTGAAATTTGTTCCGCAAAGGAGTTGATAGATGAATCCGCAGAATTTTCAAAGTCTtcgttatttttgttttttcgcgGACGTGTGGAACGTTTGAAGGTATGTATCGCAGCCAGGGTTGGTTTGCTGACATTTGAAAatagccaatttttgcgttactttAATCAGAGTGAAGTGCAGGGACACACTTTATCTTTATATGGAAGAGCGTGCATCATATCCACTCTTCATATCATACTAACTAGACCTTGTAGTGGATAAGATTGGAATGAGGAGTTATTGCAAAATACCA
The nucleotide sequence above comes from Armigeres subalbatus isolate Guangzhou_Male chromosome 3, GZ_Asu_2, whole genome shotgun sequence. Encoded proteins:
- the LOC134219580 gene encoding tetratricopeptide repeat protein 39C-like translates to MASSVEPGETLQDWEYVKQGIALWLNNQPKAAEESFNNRESSVHIVAGHTFISFMNAVISWETEKMNETQSMLRELEKKCAGEIGWLKTMRTKFFGSNQPRKSLTETLEDQIILADSQLCLAILVSLSQDISGFVKGGWLLRKAWKVYQHTYSQIYQLYTRTLSCENIPQSPLRHKLQSSILELSTPSSVDWTVPNSSLQTPSSIDDKHIHLTMNNRKSMEDLEKEIPKADTQIFAQPMNIAPKPFEASVPANLTNGEETSSSRTTTGSYGSVKRSFTTHFEGIDYSTTCSSIIPRSASNVSKPIRHVVARETLKIDIEGAMSKRWLNGVNGLRPVRPPPEPVNHDCGANILDNNRPIDARDIRRLMGAVSFGYGVFQLSISLLPPSLLKLISFLGFEGDRTMGVACLMHSRTSMDMRAPLSTLALLWYYTIVTPFFALDGSNLKFEICSAKELIDESAEFSKSSLFLFFRGRVERLKCNITEAIQEYEFAYRSSVQREIKLLCLHEIGWCRLIQLNYGMAMTNFKDLRRCSQFSKSFYAYLTVICQGAHGFFDELIKWRSEISELLNRSRQKESQIEKYIFRRCQKLPHTDTETEKYNCSYWRLLVYEILFMWNALSSCSEESLNAIIEDCRKLDEESLEPSRGIRQLILGASLCYMKRYEDAINAYRMCIVMRVDEQSQPSQLQDVHIPAFAHYELALLLLRQQNEEAKMEAKQLLLYAQQTYRSFDFDNRFNVRIHSILKTLN